Proteins from a single region of Sphaerochaeta globosa str. Buddy:
- the frr gene encoding ribosome recycling factor, which yields MQQVLDTCESKMLKSLESLSKDFAGLRTGRASASLLDKIRVDYYGSETPINQVATVSVPEARMIVIQPWDKSVLSAIEKAILKSDLGLPPNNDGKLIRLNFPPLNEERRKQLVKSAKNTAEQSRVAMRNVRREAMDELKKLQKSGDISEDELKDAESKIQKMTDSYITQINSLSDEKEKEIMEI from the coding sequence ATGCAACAGGTACTTGATACGTGCGAAAGCAAGATGCTTAAGAGTCTTGAGAGTCTTTCCAAGGATTTTGCCGGTCTCAGAACCGGAAGAGCTTCGGCTTCCCTTTTGGATAAGATTCGTGTCGACTACTATGGATCTGAGACCCCCATCAACCAAGTCGCGACCGTCAGCGTGCCGGAGGCGCGGATGATCGTCATCCAGCCTTGGGACAAAAGCGTATTGAGCGCTATCGAAAAGGCAATTCTGAAGAGCGACCTTGGACTCCCCCCGAACAATGACGGAAAACTGATTCGTCTCAACTTTCCCCCATTGAACGAAGAGAGGCGCAAGCAACTGGTCAAAAGCGCAAAGAACACTGCCGAACAGAGCAGGGTTGCAATGCGCAATGTCAGGCGTGAAGCTATGGATGAGCTGAAGAAACTGCAAAAGAGCGGTGACATCAGCGAGGACGAGCTCAAGGATGCCGAAAGTAAAATCCAGAAAATGACTGATTCCTACATCACACAGATCAACTCCCTCTCTGATGAGAAGGAGAAGGAAATCATGGAGATCTAG
- the tsf gene encoding translation elongation factor Ts, translated as MAITADVVKKLRDLTGAGMMDCKKALTQADGDFAAAERFLKEMGLAAIAKRQDRATDNGRVFVKVQKDKAVMAELSCETDFVASNEQFAELGNKICDVALAKGYTQVNDELTGMVNDLIAIIKENMGLKNLCVFNLGANEFASSYVHGNGSLGVLVIFKADKTELFENELVKEFTNDCALHVAAFTPSYLTTSAVDQAYVKEQTEIFSVQAAKLDKPAKVLEGIVKGKLSKHLSEICFLQQPFVKDDSMSVEKKVAEVAKNAGGKLEIVNFSFLRAGVASCSN; from the coding sequence ATGGCAATTACCGCTGATGTAGTAAAAAAACTGCGCGACCTTACCGGCGCAGGTATGATGGATTGCAAGAAGGCATTGACTCAGGCAGATGGTGATTTCGCTGCCGCCGAGAGATTCCTCAAGGAAATGGGGCTTGCTGCAATTGCAAAGCGCCAGGACCGTGCAACCGACAACGGTCGTGTATTCGTTAAAGTGCAGAAAGACAAGGCTGTGATGGCTGAGCTTTCCTGTGAAACTGACTTTGTTGCTTCCAATGAGCAGTTCGCCGAACTCGGAAACAAGATTTGTGATGTCGCCCTTGCCAAGGGATATACCCAGGTCAACGATGAGCTGACCGGTATGGTCAACGATCTGATCGCCATCATCAAGGAAAACATGGGTCTGAAGAACCTGTGTGTGTTCAACCTCGGTGCTAATGAATTTGCTTCCAGCTACGTTCATGGGAATGGTTCTTTGGGCGTGTTGGTTATTTTCAAGGCAGACAAGACTGAACTGTTCGAAAACGAGCTGGTCAAGGAGTTTACCAACGATTGTGCTCTGCACGTCGCTGCCTTCACTCCTTCCTATCTCACTACTTCTGCTGTCGACCAGGCATATGTCAAAGAACAGACTGAGATTTTCAGTGTTCAGGCTGCAAAGCTCGACAAGCCTGCCAAGGTGCTGGAAGGGATTGTCAAGGGCAAGCTGAGCAAGCACCTTTCTGAAATCTGCTTCCTCCAGCAGCCGTTCGTCAAGGACGACTCCATGAGTGTTGAGAAGAAGGTCGCCGAAGTGGCAAAGAATGCGGGCGGCAAGCTCGAGATTGTCAACTTCTCCTTCCTTCGTGCTGGCGTGGCTTCCTGCAGCAACTAA
- the rpsB gene encoding 30S ribosomal protein S2, with protein MSVVTMKSLLESGVHFGHQTKRWNPKMARFIFSQRNGIHIIDLQKTSACIVEAYDAVRAVVKQGKTVLFVGTKKQAQQAIEAEAKRCGMPYVNNRWLGGMLTNFSTIKKSIATLKKIEKMEIDGTFDSLTKKEVSLLTKQKIKLEKNLGGIKDMKDLPGALFIIDTKKEAIAVTEAKRLGIPVIAVVDTNCDPSDITYPIPGNDDAIRAISLFVEIIANAVVDADNEAGIQIIETLGNEDENDDVSKKDEEEEAIVFSTDEGADFSKFEEKSVEKKDEEEGEEEDLLVDEETLYKD; from the coding sequence ATGTCCGTAGTTACCATGAAGAGCCTGCTCGAGTCAGGCGTGCATTTCGGCCACCAGACCAAACGGTGGAACCCCAAGATGGCCCGTTTTATTTTCAGTCAGAGAAACGGAATTCACATCATTGATCTGCAGAAGACCTCTGCATGTATCGTTGAAGCTTATGACGCTGTTCGTGCAGTCGTTAAGCAGGGCAAGACGGTTCTGTTTGTAGGAACCAAGAAACAGGCCCAGCAGGCTATTGAAGCCGAAGCTAAAAGATGTGGCATGCCGTATGTCAATAACCGCTGGCTCGGTGGTATGTTGACCAACTTCTCAACCATCAAGAAGTCCATTGCAACCCTCAAGAAGATTGAGAAGATGGAAATCGATGGAACCTTTGATTCCCTTACCAAGAAGGAAGTCTCCTTGCTTACCAAGCAGAAGATCAAGCTTGAGAAGAACCTCGGCGGTATCAAGGACATGAAGGATCTTCCCGGAGCACTGTTCATTATTGACACGAAGAAAGAAGCAATTGCCGTTACTGAGGCAAAGCGCTTGGGTATTCCTGTAATTGCTGTCGTCGACACCAACTGCGACCCTTCCGATATCACCTACCCCATTCCCGGCAACGATGACGCCATTCGTGCCATCAGCCTCTTTGTTGAAATCATCGCCAACGCTGTAGTTGACGCTGACAATGAAGCCGGCATCCAGATCATTGAGACTCTGGGCAACGAAGACGAAAATGATGACGTTTCCAAGAAGGACGAGGAAGAGGAAGCCATTGTCTTCTCCACCGATGAAGGTGCTGATTTCTCCAAGTTCGAGGAGAAGTCTGTAGAGAAGAAGGATGAGGAAGAGGGCGAGGAAGAGGACCTTCTCGTTGATGAAGAGACTCTGTACAAAGACTAA
- a CDS encoding TRAP transporter large permease — MDATLLSTIVLLGGFFVLMFVKVPVTFALLISTLCSAFISGTNFTVMVRMMIDGVNNFTLLAIPFFILMGEIMSAGKVSDKIIDLANLVVGRFKGGLAYVNCVDSMFFGGISGSAVADVSSLGSVVVPLMVKQGYSPEFSVGLTVVTSCQGVLIPPSHNMVIYALAAGGGISIARMFIGGAIPGIFLGLSLLLYCFLFRNHYRFPEGMRIGKGDSVRWLKFSNTMDKKWRYTKKAETFLIISTPLFTLEMGKCIQILLNAILPMMTIVIIMGGVATGVFTATESAAIACLYTFILTYFIFRTARLRDFGHILKNTLKTLAIVLTLIATAKAFSYMMTDLRIPDLITRTLVSITDNKYVLLLIINVLLLVLGCFMDMAPLIMIMTPILLPIVTNEVIGMNPIHFGIMLIFNLAVGLCTPPVGSALFVGCAVGKTSIEKTSKAMLGMFVVMLACLMIITYIPAFSLFLPSILGI; from the coding sequence ATGGATGCAACACTACTTTCAACCATTGTTTTACTGGGTGGTTTTTTTGTACTGATGTTTGTAAAAGTCCCGGTAACATTCGCCTTGCTTATCTCCACCTTGTGCTCTGCTTTCATCAGCGGGACCAATTTCACCGTCATGGTCCGGATGATGATTGATGGAGTGAACAACTTTACCTTGCTTGCAATCCCCTTTTTCATTCTGATGGGTGAAATCATGTCGGCCGGCAAGGTGTCGGACAAAATCATCGATTTGGCAAATCTCGTGGTCGGCCGCTTCAAGGGCGGACTGGCGTATGTGAACTGCGTCGACTCGATGTTCTTCGGAGGTATCAGTGGATCGGCGGTCGCCGACGTCTCCTCCTTAGGGTCTGTGGTAGTTCCCTTGATGGTAAAACAGGGGTACAGCCCCGAGTTCTCCGTCGGCCTTACTGTCGTCACGTCCTGTCAAGGAGTACTCATACCGCCAAGCCATAACATGGTCATTTATGCCCTTGCTGCCGGGGGAGGTATCTCGATTGCCCGTATGTTCATCGGTGGTGCCATTCCCGGAATATTCCTTGGGCTGAGTCTCTTGCTCTATTGCTTCCTGTTTCGCAACCACTATCGCTTTCCCGAGGGGATGCGAATCGGTAAAGGTGATAGTGTACGCTGGCTCAAATTCAGTAATACAATGGACAAAAAATGGAGGTACACCAAGAAAGCCGAAACGTTCTTGATCATTTCAACTCCACTTTTTACGCTGGAAATGGGCAAATGCATCCAGATTCTGCTTAATGCAATCCTGCCGATGATGACCATTGTCATTATCATGGGCGGAGTTGCCACCGGAGTTTTCACCGCAACCGAAAGTGCAGCCATTGCATGCCTTTATACATTCATTCTTACCTATTTCATCTTCAGAACCGCAAGGCTTCGTGATTTCGGGCACATCCTGAAGAACACCCTCAAGACGCTGGCAATTGTATTGACGTTGATTGCAACGGCGAAAGCGTTCAGCTATATGATGACCGACCTGAGGATCCCCGATCTTATCACCCGTACGTTGGTCTCCATTACTGACAATAAATATGTATTGCTGCTGATCATCAACGTGTTGCTGCTCGTCCTTGGTTGCTTCATGGACATGGCTCCCTTGATTATGATTATGACTCCGATTCTCCTGCCGATTGTCACCAATGAGGTAATCGGGATGAACCCGATCCATTTCGGCATCATGCTCATCTTCAACTTAGCAGTCGGCTTATGCACTCCGCCGGTAGGCAGCGCCCTCTTTGTCGGCTGTGCGGTCGGGAAAACCAGTATTGAGAAAACCAGCAAAGCCATGTTGGGTATGTTTGTAGTGATGCTTGCCTGTCTGATGATTATTACCTATATTCCAGCATTTTCACTCTTTTTACCCTCCATATTGGGTATCTGA
- a CDS encoding TRAP transporter small permease: MRETKSPYSSKVRSYLVSNHLIVDVADHKGLHLIPELLRTLNHWTHKLILYIAQVALALMVVLVILTVVLRYVFNTGIGWAEEVPRLLVTLFAFLACAIGVRDHMHISVNILYNSCKEGSWVRKALVIFTDVCILLCGLFLLVYGWQYTKRLMSLPGTLPMTGWPTFIQYIPAPLAGFVMTFDSLLFLTGILDREELLYSEKEVDYTKIVKQQHENVSEGRS; this comes from the coding sequence ATGAGAGAAACTAAATCACCTTACTCATCAAAGGTTCGTTCCTATCTGGTCTCGAACCATTTGATTGTTGATGTTGCGGACCATAAAGGGCTGCATTTGATTCCTGAACTGCTACGAACCCTCAATCACTGGACCCATAAGCTAATTCTGTATATTGCCCAAGTCGCACTGGCATTGATGGTGGTACTGGTAATACTTACTGTTGTCCTGCGGTATGTGTTCAATACAGGCATCGGCTGGGCGGAGGAAGTTCCCCGATTGCTCGTCACGCTGTTCGCCTTCCTCGCGTGTGCCATCGGAGTACGCGACCATATGCATATTTCTGTAAATATCCTATACAACTCCTGCAAAGAAGGCTCCTGGGTACGGAAAGCCCTAGTGATTTTCACCGATGTCTGCATTCTCCTTTGTGGCTTGTTCCTGCTTGTCTATGGATGGCAGTATACAAAACGTTTGATGAGTCTGCCTGGAACCCTTCCGATGACTGGTTGGCCTACATTCATCCAATATATTCCCGCTCCGCTTGCCGGGTTTGTCATGACCTTCGACTCATTGCTGTTTTTGACAGGAATCCTAGATCGGGAAGAACTTTTGTATTCCGAGAAAGAAGTGGACTACACGAAAATTGTAAAACAGCAACATGAAAATGTTTCGGAAGGAAGGTCGTGA
- a CDS encoding TRAP transporter substrate-binding protein, translated as MRKRLSVLFVLLFVASVLVFAQAAPEAAAVKPVVLKLSEVHAEGYPTSLADHEFARLVEEKTQGRVKIEVYTGGTLYGQETASIEALQIGDLAFARVSASPVASYVPALNAIQMPYLYNNGAHMWAVLNGEVGQKMLSDIEASKSGLIGLCYYDAGSRSFYLTKPVNRVADMKGLKIRMQNNQMMVRMVELLGATGVTGIGPNDVYSAITQGVIDGAENNWPTYQNMGDYEAAKYYILDQHTRVPEILLGSVEALKKVSKEDLAIIKQVAKETQEFEISEWAKKEASSEQIVRAAGTTVISLSPEAFAEFQSKMAPLYQEFGSAYTDTINKIKEIGKQFK; from the coding sequence ATGAGAAAGCGACTTAGTGTTCTGTTTGTACTTTTGTTCGTTGCTTCAGTGCTTGTGTTCGCCCAAGCGGCCCCTGAAGCTGCTGCAGTCAAGCCGGTAGTCCTTAAACTATCAGAAGTCCACGCCGAAGGATATCCGACATCCCTCGCCGACCATGAATTCGCCCGCTTGGTGGAAGAGAAGACCCAAGGAAGGGTCAAGATTGAAGTCTATACCGGCGGAACGCTCTACGGACAGGAGACGGCTTCCATCGAAGCCCTGCAGATTGGTGATCTCGCCTTTGCCCGTGTTTCAGCTTCACCGGTTGCCAGCTATGTACCGGCACTCAATGCCATACAGATGCCGTATCTGTACAACAACGGGGCTCATATGTGGGCTGTTCTCAATGGGGAAGTCGGACAAAAGATGCTCAGTGACATCGAGGCTTCCAAGTCTGGTTTGATCGGCCTTTGCTACTACGATGCAGGCTCCCGCTCATTCTACCTGACCAAGCCGGTAAATCGAGTGGCTGACATGAAAGGATTGAAGATCCGCATGCAGAACAATCAGATGATGGTTCGCATGGTTGAATTGCTCGGTGCCACCGGTGTGACCGGCATTGGACCGAACGATGTATACTCTGCCATCACCCAAGGCGTCATCGATGGCGCAGAGAACAACTGGCCGACCTACCAGAACATGGGCGACTACGAAGCGGCCAAGTACTACATTCTTGACCAGCATACCCGTGTTCCAGAAATTCTGCTTGGCTCGGTAGAAGCGTTGAAAAAGGTCAGCAAGGAAGACTTGGCGATCATCAAGCAAGTTGCTAAAGAGACCCAGGAATTTGAGATTTCCGAATGGGCCAAGAAAGAGGCTTCCTCGGAGCAGATTGTCCGCGCTGCCGGTACTACGGTCATTTCCCTCTCACCCGAGGCTTTTGCTGAATTCCAGAGCAAAATGGCTCCGCTGTACCAAGAGTTTGGCTCTGCGTACACTGATACCATCAATAAGATCAAGGAAATCGGCAAGCAGTTCAAGTAA
- a CDS encoding Maf family protein: MPELAYLLPKVILASQSVARRALLEELGIEVVPYPTNSDETHSLNNPAEVVAMLALRKLQAYQNEHPAYSLPVLCCDTLIFFEGKLIGKPENRAEAKSQLLAFNAKAQEVHSGWALWYNQSILTGTDRAMVYFKHLDDQTIENYLDTLEYMGAAGSYRIQGKGQSLVDHIEGDKGTVIGLPVRQLSHMLADSCK, translated from the coding sequence TTGCCTGAGTTGGCGTACCTGTTACCCAAGGTTATCCTTGCAAGCCAGTCGGTGGCACGCAGGGCTTTGCTGGAAGAGCTGGGAATTGAGGTGGTACCATACCCCACAAACAGCGATGAGACACATAGCTTGAACAATCCGGCAGAAGTGGTGGCCATGCTTGCCCTGCGCAAGCTGCAAGCCTACCAAAACGAGCACCCAGCCTATAGTCTGCCGGTTCTCTGCTGCGATACGCTCATTTTTTTTGAAGGCAAGCTCATCGGAAAACCTGAAAATCGAGCAGAAGCGAAAAGCCAGCTGCTCGCATTCAATGCAAAAGCACAAGAAGTACATTCCGGATGGGCTCTTTGGTATAACCAATCCATACTTACAGGAACTGATCGGGCAATGGTATATTTCAAGCATCTGGATGATCAAACAATAGAAAATTACCTTGATACCTTGGAGTACATGGGGGCTGCCGGTTCCTATCGGATCCAAGGAAAGGGACAGAGCCTGGTCGACCACATTGAAGGAGACAAAGGGACTGTTATCGGTCTGCCGGTCAGGCAACTATCGCATATGCTTGCAGATTCCTGTAAGTAA
- a CDS encoding ABC-F family ATP-binding cassette domain-containing protein translates to MATLQVQRVQLAFADRDILSEISFTLSEKSRSALAGGNGSGKSTLLKVISGHMSADDYAFSATKGMRISYLPQSDIVFEDGTVYQEVEKAYARFDEMLEELHVLETKLASVKEEAKTETLLLRLHEIQEALLNDGYYSRKELIQQVLFGLGFSALDMDRPTREFSGGWQMRVALAKILVENPTIMLLDEPTNYLDIEARYWLKNYLKVFDGGVMIVSHDQGFLDDTVNEVYELFQGKLHRYSGNYTQYVKQRELEIAQLEAAFKLQQEQLEKTEQFIEKFRYKATKSKQVQSRIKMLEKLDMVEVPSHLKQLSFSFPPAPHSGNDVLIIENLVKRYPTLEIFSDFSLLVNKGERLAVTGKNGAGKSTLLRIISGQDAEFSGTVRLGSNVSVGYFAQDTEKTLTPTNTVLEEIASIASTADLPKLRNYLGSFLFGGDDVFKSVSVLSGGERSRLALLKILMHPVNLLVLDEPTNHLDINAKEMLLKALKQYDGTMIFVSHDSYFIEHIATKILYLTEDNPPELFDGDYEYFIYKLEQKEKVEDRKKKVPTSTVEPAAKSALSYKEANRKKNRLSTLRRQCDELLKAHELLLEKIEQTEQLMALAENYSNAEKITALVQKKENLHLAMEQEEESWLSLTMEIEALEDELA, encoded by the coding sequence GTGGCAACCTTGCAGGTTCAACGGGTCCAATTAGCTTTTGCCGATAGGGATATTTTGTCGGAGATCTCCTTTACGTTGTCGGAAAAAAGCCGCAGTGCACTTGCCGGGGGCAATGGAAGCGGCAAGTCGACCCTGCTGAAGGTCATCAGCGGCCACATGAGTGCCGACGATTATGCATTCTCTGCTACTAAAGGGATGAGAATCAGCTACCTGCCGCAAAGCGACATCGTATTTGAGGACGGGACTGTCTATCAGGAAGTCGAGAAAGCCTATGCTCGGTTTGATGAAATGCTGGAAGAGCTGCATGTTCTGGAAACAAAGCTTGCATCCGTCAAAGAGGAAGCGAAAACCGAAACGCTTTTGCTTCGCCTGCATGAAATCCAGGAAGCATTGCTCAATGACGGGTACTACAGTAGGAAGGAACTCATCCAGCAAGTCCTGTTCGGCCTGGGGTTCTCAGCTCTGGATATGGATCGCCCGACCCGGGAGTTTTCCGGCGGATGGCAGATGCGTGTCGCCCTGGCAAAAATTCTGGTGGAAAATCCTACCATCATGTTGTTGGACGAACCGACCAACTATTTGGATATCGAAGCTCGTTACTGGTTGAAGAACTATCTGAAGGTTTTCGACGGCGGGGTGATGATAGTCAGCCACGACCAAGGATTTCTTGACGATACGGTCAATGAAGTGTATGAACTCTTCCAAGGCAAACTGCATCGCTATAGCGGCAACTACACCCAATATGTGAAACAAAGAGAGTTGGAAATCGCACAATTGGAAGCTGCGTTCAAGCTGCAGCAGGAGCAATTGGAGAAAACTGAGCAGTTCATCGAGAAGTTTCGGTATAAGGCCACCAAGAGCAAGCAAGTGCAAAGTCGCATAAAAATGCTTGAGAAACTCGATATGGTGGAAGTGCCATCCCATCTGAAACAGCTTTCCTTCAGCTTCCCCCCTGCCCCGCACAGCGGAAACGATGTACTTATTATTGAAAATCTTGTAAAGCGCTACCCCACCCTCGAAATTTTTTCGGACTTCTCGCTGTTGGTGAACAAAGGTGAGCGTTTGGCGGTGACGGGAAAGAATGGAGCAGGTAAATCCACACTGCTGCGAATCATAAGCGGTCAGGATGCAGAATTCAGCGGAACGGTTCGACTGGGCAGCAATGTCAGCGTAGGCTATTTTGCCCAGGATACGGAAAAGACCCTTACGCCCACAAATACCGTGCTCGAGGAAATCGCCAGCATTGCATCGACAGCGGACCTCCCCAAGCTGCGCAATTACCTCGGTTCGTTTCTGTTTGGCGGCGATGATGTATTCAAATCCGTTTCGGTACTCAGTGGCGGGGAGCGAAGCAGACTCGCCCTGCTCAAGATACTGATGCATCCGGTGAATCTGCTGGTGCTTGACGAACCTACCAACCATCTGGACATCAACGCAAAAGAGATGCTTCTCAAAGCTCTCAAGCAATACGATGGTACGATGATTTTTGTCAGCCACGATTCTTACTTCATCGAACATATCGCCACAAAAATTCTCTATCTGACTGAAGATAATCCTCCCGAGCTGTTCGATGGGGACTATGAGTACTTCATCTACAAGCTTGAACAGAAGGAAAAGGTTGAGGACCGCAAAAAAAAGGTGCCAACGAGTACCGTAGAACCGGCTGCAAAATCCGCTCTCTCCTACAAGGAAGCAAACCGAAAGAAGAATCGGCTTAGTACGTTGCGCAGGCAGTGCGATGAGCTCTTGAAAGCCCACGAATTGCTCTTGGAGAAAATCGAGCAGACTGAACAACTGATGGCGCTTGCGGAGAACTATAGCAATGCCGAAAAGATTACCGCCCTGGTCCAGAAAAAAGAGAACCTACATTTGGCTATGGAACAGGAAGAAGAGTCTTGGCTTTCGCTGACGATGGAAATAGAAGCATTGGAGGACGAACTTGCCTGA
- a CDS encoding type I 3-dehydroquinate dehydratase: MLCLTLTGSTLEENRALVERNRKWISLAELRLDYLHPDEQKIASSFPSTVDVPVILTLRRSSDGGSCTLSEKQRLQLLYEAAKGDFAYVDIEDDVKKTDLKFKDPLFEQKVDLEQSLKQRHIKIIRSYHNFECVPADIFGRISKLAAKGDIPKVAVTPKSMMDVITLFRVEQELANLKEKIVIGMGEYGICTRILYKKCGSFLSFCSDSQAAPGHLSAQTMSTLYRADKLDEKTHIFGIIGNPVYHTASPKIHNPGFEAIRYNAVYVPFLVDSVRAFFKLAEMLQIHGFSVTVPHKRSVQPYLGRITREVKQIGSCNTVVRIQNMWKGTNTDYYGFLAPISEQLGKGEIKNALVVGAGGAARAVVWALHNHGVKVTILNRSMEHARTLASETMSTFDTLENAHLYNGNCELVVQTTSVGMGNLGNEECIPSFNFTGKEIAYELVYNPKETLFLKRAMEAGCTIIGGSQMLMEQGKLQFEAFTGYHYPHWIQADI; the protein is encoded by the coding sequence GTGCTTTGCCTTACACTTACCGGCTCGACCTTGGAGGAGAACCGGGCTTTAGTTGAACGCAACCGCAAATGGATCTCCCTTGCAGAGCTTCGACTCGACTATTTGCATCCGGATGAACAGAAGATTGCCTCCTCCTTTCCTTCCACCGTCGATGTGCCGGTAATTCTTACCTTGCGGCGCAGCAGTGATGGTGGATCCTGTACCTTGAGCGAAAAACAGCGGTTGCAACTGCTGTATGAAGCTGCAAAGGGTGATTTCGCCTATGTCGATATCGAAGACGATGTTAAGAAAACAGACTTGAAGTTCAAGGATCCCCTGTTCGAGCAGAAAGTAGACTTGGAGCAAAGCCTGAAACAACGGCACATAAAAATCATCCGCTCCTACCATAACTTTGAGTGCGTTCCCGCCGACATCTTTGGGCGCATCAGCAAGCTCGCCGCAAAAGGGGACATTCCCAAGGTGGCGGTCACTCCCAAAAGCATGATGGATGTCATTACGCTGTTCAGGGTTGAGCAGGAACTTGCAAATCTCAAAGAGAAAATTGTCATCGGAATGGGTGAATATGGCATTTGCACCCGCATACTGTACAAGAAGTGCGGCTCTTTTCTCAGCTTCTGCTCCGACAGCCAGGCGGCCCCCGGCCACCTGAGCGCCCAGACTATGAGCACACTGTATCGTGCAGACAAGCTGGATGAGAAAACCCACATTTTCGGCATCATAGGCAATCCCGTCTATCATACAGCAAGCCCAAAAATCCATAATCCAGGATTTGAGGCCATACGGTACAACGCTGTCTATGTACCTTTCCTTGTCGATTCGGTGCGTGCCTTCTTCAAGCTGGCCGAAATGTTGCAGATTCACGGTTTCTCCGTGACCGTTCCGCATAAGCGCAGCGTCCAGCCGTACCTAGGCAGGATTACCCGCGAAGTGAAGCAAATCGGATCGTGCAATACCGTTGTTCGCATCCAGAACATGTGGAAGGGTACAAATACCGATTACTATGGTTTCTTGGCCCCGATCTCCGAGCAACTCGGCAAAGGTGAAATCAAGAACGCCCTGGTCGTCGGGGCCGGGGGGGCTGCAAGGGCCGTAGTCTGGGCACTGCACAACCACGGGGTGAAGGTTACGATTCTCAATCGCAGCATGGAGCATGCCAGAACGCTTGCCTCTGAAACGATGAGCACGTTCGATACACTGGAGAATGCTCACTTGTACAATGGCAACTGTGAGTTGGTTGTGCAGACAACCAGTGTGGGCATGGGCAACCTCGGCAATGAGGAATGCATTCCCAGTTTCAACTTCACAGGGAAGGAAATTGCCTATGAGTTGGTATACAACCCCAAGGAGACTCTTTTTCTCAAGCGGGCTATGGAAGCGGGGTGTACCATCATCGGAGGCTCACAGATGTTGATGGAGCAGGGCAAGCTTCAGTTCGAAGCCTTCACCGGCTACCACTACCCCCATTGGATTCAAGCAGACATCTGA